In Arachis stenosperma cultivar V10309 chromosome 1, arast.V10309.gnm1.PFL2, whole genome shotgun sequence, one DNA window encodes the following:
- the LOC130943653 gene encoding uncharacterized protein LOC130943653, which yields MGGNLNFQSDHTMSSSIFLLYCLLIFSLLLSQHTSYSQDVMPSRKLGISGIAQDHMHHEIQAADEAMESNPAKEDSMEVILTSDGYVPPRDLVYHTDYHGVTTHPTPKHPTP from the exons ATGGGTGGCAACCTTAATTTTCAGAGTGATCACACGATGAGTTCCTCAATCTTCCTCCTATACTGCCTTCTCATATTCTCCCTACTTCTCTCTCAACACACAAGCTATTCTCAAGATGTGATGCCATCTCGGAAGTTAGGTATTTCAGGCATTGCCCAAGATCACATGCACCATGAAATCCAG GCAGCAGATGAGGCAATGGAAAGTAACCCGGCCAAAGAAGATTCCATGGAAGTAATACTTACCAGCGACGGTTACGTTCCTCCTCGTGATCTTGTCTACCATACAGATTACCATGGAGTAACAACTCATCCAACTCCTAAACATCCCACACCATAG
- the LOC130937853 gene encoding protein trichome birefringence-like 5: MASSSSSSSHKNRSSVSTLFFLTLFLLSAFLFIFFFRNRDPALTLRSDLLLLHPPPLSIHVHPPNNTQTQPETETEPEAESAVATPTDTDTDTDTKISVDNTDDTQAESDAQDENTVNGSNGDNDSSDTDDEVGAVKKQLDCDLYSGTWVKDEGNYPIYKPSSCPYVDEAYDCQANGRKDSDYTKWRWKPHGCDLPRFSPTDFLKRLRGKRLMLVGDSMNRNQFESILCMLREGLQDKTKMYEIHGYKITKGRGYFVFKFEDYNCTVEFVRSHFLVREGVRVKAQGGSNPTLSIDRIDKTFRRWKKADILVFNTGHWWTHGKTARGVNYYKEGDQLYPKFDAVEAYRRAIKTWAKWIDHNINPKKQIVYYRGYSSAHFRGGDWDSGGSCNGEIEPVLSGSILDNYPLKMKIVEEAIKGMKFPVTLLNVTRMTNFRKDGHPSVYGRNVTGLKRVSTRRQDCSHWCLPGVPDAWNELIYTNLVLQQANSRS, translated from the exons atggcttcttcttcttcttcttcttctcataaGAACCGTTCTTCTGTTTCCACGCTTTTCTTCCTCACATTGTTCCTCCTATCagcattcctcttcatcttcttcttcagaaATCGCGACCCCGCTCTCACCCTCCGCTCAGATCTCCTCCTTCTCCACCCTCCTCCGCTCTCCATCCACGTCCACCCTCCCAATAACACCCAAACTCAACCCGAAACCGAAACCGAACCCGAAGCCGAGTCTGCCGTCGCCACCCCCACCGACACCGACACCGACACCGACACCAAAATCTCAGTCGATAACACTGACGACACTCAAGCAGAATCCGACGCCCAAGACGAAAACACAGTGAATGGAAGCAACGGTGATAACGATAGCAGTGATACTGATGATGAGGTAGGAGCGGTGAAGAAGCAATTAGATTGCGACTTGTACAGTGGAACATGGGTTAAAGATGAAGGGAATTACCCAATTTACAAACCTAGTAGTTGCCCTTACGTGGACGAGGCTTACGATTGCCAGGCCAACGGTAGAAAGGATTCTGACTACACCAAGTGGCGCTGGAAGCCCCATGGCTGTGATCTTCCCAGGTTTAGTCCCACTGACTTCTTGAAAAGACTCCGAGGTAAAAGACTCATGCTGGTTGGAGATTCCATGAACAGGAACCAATTTGAATCCATCTTGTGCATGCTCCGTGAAGGCCTTCAAGATAAGACTAAAATGTATGAGATTCATGGATACAAAATTACAAAAGGAAGAGGCTACTTTGTTTTCAAATTTGAG GACTATAATTGTACTGTGGAGTTTGTGAGATCTCATTTCCTTGTGAGGGAAGGAGTTCGAGTTAAGGCACAAGGCGGCTCGAATCCTACATTGTCAATAGATCGGATTGACAAGACTTTTCGCCGATGGAAGAAAGCTGACATTCTTGTCTTTAACACTGGTCACTGGTGGACTCATGGAAAAACTGCTCGAGG GGTAAATTATTACAAAGAAGGCGATCAACTTTATCCAAAATTTGATGCAGTTGAGGCATACAGAAGGGCAATAAAGACCTGGGCAAAATGGATCGATCATAACATCAATCCAAAGAAACAAATTGTCTATTATCGTGGATATTCTTCTGCCCATTTCAG AGGTGGAGATTGGGACTCAGGTGGGTCATGCAATGGTGAAATTGAACCAGTTCTTAGTGGGTCCATCCTAGATAACTATCCCCTGAAAATGAAGATAGTGGAGGAAGCAATTAAGGGAATGAAGTTTCCAGTAACATTACTAAATGTCACAAGGATGACCAACTTCCGCAAGGACGGGCATCCATCGGTTTACGGCCGGAACGTCACTGGCCTAAAAAGAGTCTCAACAAGGCGGCAGGACTGTAGCCATTGGTGTCTTCCTGGGGTCCCTGATGCATGGAATGAGCTCATTTATACCAACCTTGTTCTCCAACAAGCCAATTCAAGGAGTTAA
- the LOC130951509 gene encoding homeobox-leucine zipper protein HAT3-like, producing the protein MTGLSLALAGTVVPNKKKNKPLMVSLHQKKFCSTHQRIDDDGGHHHHHHNNKKLRLTKEQSTMLENSFNQHTTLNSAQKKSLAEELNLKTRQIEVWFQNRRARTKLKQTEVDCELLKKRCQSLTDENRRLKKELEEVTAALKATTTTTTSPPSLYIQHSKASPATTLTMCSSCHKLLLPNSN; encoded by the exons atGACTGGGCTTTCTCTTGCTCTGGCGGGAACAGTAGTgccaaacaagaagaagaacaagcctCTTATGGTTTCCCTTCATCAGAAGAAATTCTGTTCTACTCATCAGAGAATCGATGATGATGGAggacaccaccaccaccatcacaacaacaagaaactcaggCTTACAAAGGAGCAATCAACCATGCTTGAAAACAGCTTCAACCAGCATACCACTCTTAATTCA GCGCAGAAAAAATCACTTGCTGAAGAATTGAATCTAAAGACAAGACAAATTGAAGTTTGGTTTCAGAACAGAAGAGCTAG GACGAAGCTGAAACAGACGGAGGTGGATTGTGAGTTGTTGAAGAAACGGTGCCAAAGTTTAACAGATGAGAACCGAAGGTTGAAGAAGGAGTTGGAGGAAGTAACTGCTGCACTCAAAgctacaacaacaacaacaacatcgCCACCATCATTATACATTCAACACTCCAAAGCTTCACCGGCTACCACTCTCACTATGTGTTCTTCATGCCACAAACTGCTCCttccaaattcaaattaa